In one window of Rhodanobacter sp. FDAARGOS 1247 DNA:
- a CDS encoding LytTR family DNA-binding domain-containing protein encodes MSTPRLRTVLVDDEVLARLALRQALASHDEVEIVGECGNAAEAMQAVRVLRPDLLFLDIQMPGMDGFELLDELAPDRLPLVVFATAFAEHALRAFDAMALDYVLKPIEQARFDQAMARVNQHWQGLHATAGPALESAAAGGYAQRLSVRHGEHIRVLAIDDIDWIRADGNYLHIHVGPVRYLHRDTLRHVLAQLDPAQFLRIHRGTLVNLARVREVHPMFKGGAEVVLHDGTRLDLSRRFRAGARSVLGLR; translated from the coding sequence ATGAGCACGCCGCGCCTGCGCACCGTGCTGGTCGACGACGAAGTGCTGGCGCGCCTCGCCCTGCGCCAGGCGCTGGCCAGCCACGACGAAGTGGAAATCGTCGGCGAATGCGGCAACGCCGCCGAGGCGATGCAGGCCGTGCGCGTGCTGCGTCCCGACCTGCTGTTCCTCGACATCCAGATGCCCGGCATGGACGGCTTCGAACTGCTCGACGAACTCGCCCCCGACCGCCTGCCGCTGGTGGTGTTCGCCACCGCCTTCGCCGAACACGCGCTGCGCGCGTTCGACGCGATGGCGCTCGATTACGTGCTCAAGCCGATCGAACAGGCCCGCTTCGACCAGGCGATGGCGCGCGTCAACCAGCACTGGCAAGGCCTGCACGCCACCGCCGGCCCGGCGCTCGAAAGCGCGGCCGCCGGGGGCTACGCGCAACGCCTCAGCGTGCGCCACGGCGAACATATCCGCGTCCTCGCCATCGACGACATCGACTGGATCCGCGCCGACGGCAACTACCTGCACATCCACGTCGGCCCCGTCCGCTACCTGCACCGCGACACCTTGCGCCACGTGCTGGCGCAACTCGACCCCGCCCAGTTCCTGCGCATCCACCGCGGCACCCTGGTCAACCTGGCGCGGGTTCGCGAGGTGCATCCGATGTTCAAGGGTGGGGCAGAGGTGGTGCTGCATGACGGGACGAGGCTGGATCTGAGTCGACGGTTCCGGGCCGGGGCGCGGTCGGTGTTGGGGTTGCGCTGA
- a CDS encoding PD40 domain-containing protein translates to MAHRSLTLLASSLVALGIFGTTATHAASVTSPSPEIFAPGAISGPSGVDCLTFAPDGNTVYFDQQARWNGFIMEAHRVGNGWSTPRIAPFSGQWQDHDPAMAPDGSFLVYTSNRAAAAGAPALHGGQLWRVDRHGSGWGEPQRLPDAVNVGTSVYAPSVAANGDVYYQRRDEATREFHLYRTAWRDGRYQAPQRLALGDPAAHELDPAVAPDQSFIVFDANYAGKDKPDRLYIAFRDGAGWGAPIDLGDAVNRYEPWGSHLGPDARTLYFTSNYTAKVSYPRTDAQARDDLARMRAWDNGNDHIWKMSLAPWLDAPRSREAAASSHHSTGNSHDAT, encoded by the coding sequence ATGGCCCACCGCTCGCTCACCCTGCTCGCCAGCAGCCTCGTCGCGCTGGGAATTTTCGGCACGACTGCGACCCACGCCGCCAGCGTGACTTCCCCATCGCCGGAAATCTTCGCCCCCGGCGCGATCTCCGGCCCTTCCGGCGTGGATTGCCTGACCTTCGCGCCGGACGGCAATACCGTCTACTTCGACCAGCAGGCGCGCTGGAACGGTTTCATCATGGAAGCGCATCGCGTGGGCAATGGCTGGTCGACGCCGCGGATCGCGCCGTTCTCCGGACAATGGCAGGACCATGATCCGGCGATGGCGCCGGACGGTTCGTTCCTGGTGTACACCTCCAACCGTGCCGCGGCGGCCGGCGCACCGGCGCTGCATGGCGGCCAGCTGTGGCGGGTGGACCGCCACGGCAGCGGCTGGGGCGAGCCGCAACGATTGCCCGACGCGGTGAACGTCGGCACCAGCGTGTACGCGCCCAGCGTGGCGGCGAACGGCGACGTGTACTACCAGCGGCGCGACGAGGCCACCCGCGAATTCCATCTCTACCGCACGGCCTGGCGCGATGGCCGCTACCAGGCGCCGCAGCGCCTCGCGCTGGGCGATCCGGCGGCACACGAACTCGATCCAGCGGTGGCGCCGGACCAGTCGTTCATCGTGTTCGACGCGAACTACGCGGGCAAGGACAAACCCGACCGGCTGTACATCGCCTTCCGCGACGGCGCGGGCTGGGGCGCGCCGATCGACCTGGGCGATGCGGTGAACCGCTACGAGCCCTGGGGTTCGCACCTGGGCCCGGACGCCCGCACGCTGTACTTCACCAGCAACTACACGGCGAAGGTGAGCTACCCGCGCACGGACGCGCAGGCGCGAGACGACCTGGCGCGGATGCGCGCGTGGGACAACGGCAACGACCACATCTGGAAAATGTCGCTGGCACCGTGGCTCGACGCGCCGCGCTCGCGCGAAGCCGCGGCAAGCTCCCATCACTCGACCGGGAACAGCCATGACGCCACGTAA
- a CDS encoding TetR/AcrR family transcriptional regulator, whose product MMIVMRNTSTNARTAAKDATRERILSAAARAIRRSGYDGTGVADLMKEAGLTHGAFYSHFPSREAMLAAAAAAACAESATGAAELAASTPPDVALDVMLAAYLSKEHVAQPEAGCPLAALGSETSRQTPEVRRVLTRHVKATVDLLARQSADWGKHGAHDRALVMLSTMVGAVMLARAVDEPGLSDSLREAALKHLTSIGH is encoded by the coding sequence ATGATGATCGTCATGCGAAATACGTCAACCAATGCCCGAACCGCCGCCAAGGACGCCACGCGCGAACGCATCCTGTCCGCCGCCGCGCGGGCGATCCGCCGCAGCGGATACGATGGAACGGGCGTTGCGGACCTCATGAAGGAAGCCGGCCTGACGCATGGTGCCTTCTATTCGCATTTCCCCTCACGCGAGGCCATGCTGGCGGCGGCGGCGGCGGCGGCGTGCGCTGAGTCGGCCACCGGCGCCGCCGAGCTTGCGGCCAGTACACCTCCCGACGTGGCGCTTGACGTCATGCTTGCCGCATACCTTTCAAAGGAGCATGTCGCGCAACCGGAGGCGGGCTGCCCTTTGGCCGCCCTGGGGTCAGAGACCTCGCGACAGACGCCCGAAGTGCGTCGAGTGCTGACGCGTCATGTCAAGGCGACGGTCGATCTCCTTGCCCGCCAATCGGCGGACTGGGGCAAGCATGGCGCACACGACAGGGCGCTCGTGATGCTCTCCACGATGGTGGGTGCCGTGATGCTTGCTCGCGCGGTCGATGAGCCCGGTCTTTCGGACAGCCTGCGCGAAGCGGCGCTCAAACACCTGACCTCGATCGGACACTGA
- a CDS encoding PD40 domain-containing protein: protein MTPRNLAFVASLALAFASPLACAGALLGAGVISTGLQETSVALTPDGNTLYFMRSDLAEADDTIMVSHRAGDRWSTPRVAGFSGEWHDSEPTLSPDGRRLYFVSNRPLRPGGTPVTATMNGRSFPGTNLWFVERQAAGGWAAPVHVDGALNDGAMIYNPSVAANGDVYFSAHRADSGKAYQIYVARDHGHAMPEQVPLGDLANNRMDPAVDPAGRFLLYAGNEGDALGSADIYIVFRQPDGGWSKPEHLGGDVNSRTLENAPSLGPAFGELFVSSARRDEVSFPKPRDDADSLQRRLQSPLNGSRNLWRFDISGVLRAHGIAH from the coding sequence ATGACGCCACGTAACCTCGCCTTCGTCGCCAGCCTCGCACTCGCCTTCGCATCACCACTCGCCTGCGCCGGCGCGCTGCTGGGGGCAGGCGTGATCTCCACCGGCCTGCAGGAAACCTCGGTCGCGCTGACGCCGGACGGAAACACGCTGTACTTTATGCGCTCGGATCTTGCCGAAGCCGACGACACCATCATGGTCTCGCATCGCGCGGGCGATCGCTGGTCGACGCCGCGGGTCGCCGGGTTCTCCGGCGAGTGGCACGACTCCGAGCCGACGCTGTCGCCCGATGGCCGGCGCCTGTACTTCGTCTCCAACCGGCCGCTGCGGCCGGGCGGCACGCCGGTGACGGCGACGATGAACGGACGCAGTTTTCCCGGCACGAACCTGTGGTTCGTCGAACGGCAGGCCGCTGGCGGATGGGCCGCGCCGGTGCATGTCGACGGCGCGCTCAACGACGGGGCGATGATCTACAACCCGTCGGTGGCGGCCAACGGCGACGTCTATTTCTCGGCGCATCGCGCGGATTCCGGCAAGGCCTACCAGATCTACGTGGCGCGCGATCACGGCCATGCCATGCCGGAGCAGGTGCCGCTGGGCGATCTCGCGAACAATCGCATGGACCCCGCGGTAGACCCGGCCGGGCGCTTCCTGCTGTACGCGGGCAACGAAGGCGATGCGCTGGGCAGCGCGGATATCTACATCGTGTTCCGCCAGCCCGATGGCGGCTGGAGCAAGCCGGAGCACCTGGGCGGCGACGTCAACAGCCGCACGCTGGAAAACGCGCCTTCGCTGGGTCCGGCGTTCGGCGAACTGTTCGTGTCGAGCGCGCGCCGCGACGAGGTGAGTTTTCCGAAGCCCCGCGACGACGCGGACTCGCTGCAGCGGCGGCTGCAGTCGCCGCTGAACGGCTCGCGCAATCTCTGGCGCTTCGATATTTCCGGGGTGCTGCGCGCCCATGGCATCGCGCACTGA
- a CDS encoding DNA-binding protein has product MPLTRDFKQTVVERVRREPAFARALLDEAGSLFLNGDPAMARVVLRDLVNATVGFEGLASATERPSKSLHRMLSATGNPSMDNLAAIFDVLRRSLQVDIEVRAA; this is encoded by the coding sequence ATGCCACTGACGAGAGACTTCAAGCAGACCGTGGTGGAGCGCGTGCGGCGCGAGCCGGCGTTTGCGCGGGCCTTGCTGGACGAGGCCGGGTCGTTGTTCCTCAATGGCGATCCGGCGATGGCGCGGGTGGTTCTGCGCGACCTGGTCAACGCCACCGTGGGCTTCGAAGGGCTGGCGTCGGCCACCGAGCGCCCGAGCAAGAGCCTGCATCGCATGTTGTCCGCCACCGGCAACCCGAGCATGGACAACCTGGCCGCCATCTTCGATGTGTTGCGCCGAAGCCTGCAGGTGGACATCGAGGTTCGCGCCGCCTGA
- a CDS encoding type II toxin-antitoxin system RelE/ParE family toxin, with the protein MTWKVEEYIAENGRIPYRDWFDSLHVQAAAKVAIAVLRMEMGNTASVKWFDGIGEYRIDWGPGYRIYLTRDGDKLILLFTGGTKASQKGDIKRAKQLNDEYRARKSRSSKAR; encoded by the coding sequence ATGACATGGAAAGTCGAGGAATACATCGCCGAGAACGGCCGCATTCCCTATCGGGACTGGTTCGACAGCTTGCACGTGCAGGCGGCGGCCAAGGTGGCTATCGCGGTGTTGCGGATGGAGATGGGCAATACCGCCAGCGTGAAGTGGTTCGATGGCATCGGCGAATACCGCATCGACTGGGGCCCGGGCTATCGAATTTATCTGACGCGGGATGGAGACAAATTGATCCTGCTGTTTACCGGCGGCACCAAGGCCAGCCAGAAAGGCGACATCAAGCGAGCGAAGCAATTGAACGACGAGTATCGGGCGCGCAAGTCGCGTTCAAGCAAGGCGAGGTGA
- a CDS encoding sensor histidine kinase, translating to MRHESTHWKKHALAFAFWTGLALSYALSGGLSSISEGYPPSWLRALSWNLSNFWLWMALVPLVAWLGRHTATHGWRRFLAVQVPASLGVALLQLLAHLVLFWNLSGPGRMEVHTLGAYIRMEFAYSFHLAVLTYWVILVVLRGMESRRHLRDERLRRTQLETQLAQAQLQALRMQLQPHFLFNTLNAISALALADPLQARLMIARLSDFLRLTLEERHAPQVPLSRELEFLTCYLGIQQVRFQDRLSTELDVDDDTLAAAVPNLILQPLVENALRHGLQDKPGAGVLRISTRRDGDQLQLRVDDDGLGLSPAGTAEGIGLGNTRSRLRMLFGEAAQLELSAIAGGGTRAEVRLPYVEHAA from the coding sequence ATGAGGCACGAGTCCACCCATTGGAAGAAACACGCGCTGGCGTTCGCCTTCTGGACCGGACTGGCGCTGTCCTATGCGCTGAGCGGCGGGCTGTCCTCGATCAGCGAGGGCTATCCGCCGAGCTGGCTGCGCGCGCTCAGCTGGAACCTTTCCAACTTCTGGTTGTGGATGGCGCTGGTGCCGCTGGTCGCCTGGCTGGGGCGGCATACCGCCACGCACGGCTGGCGCCGCTTCCTCGCCGTGCAGGTGCCGGCCAGCCTGGGCGTGGCGCTGCTGCAACTGCTCGCCCACCTGGTGCTGTTCTGGAACCTCAGCGGCCCGGGCCGGATGGAGGTGCACACGCTGGGCGCGTACATCCGTATGGAGTTCGCCTACAGCTTCCACCTGGCCGTGCTCACCTACTGGGTGATCCTGGTAGTGCTGCGCGGGATGGAATCACGCCGCCACCTGCGCGACGAGCGGCTGCGCCGCACGCAGCTGGAGACGCAGCTGGCACAGGCGCAATTGCAGGCGCTGCGCATGCAGCTGCAGCCGCACTTCCTGTTCAACACGCTCAACGCGATCTCCGCGCTGGCGCTGGCCGATCCGCTGCAGGCGCGACTGATGATCGCCCGCTTGAGCGACTTCCTGCGGCTCACCCTGGAGGAGCGCCACGCGCCGCAGGTGCCGCTGTCGCGCGAGCTGGAATTCCTCACCTGCTACCTCGGCATCCAGCAGGTGCGTTTCCAGGACCGGCTCAGCACCGAGCTCGACGTGGACGACGACACGCTGGCCGCCGCGGTGCCGAACCTGATCCTGCAACCGCTGGTGGAGAACGCGTTGCGCCACGGGCTGCAGGACAAGCCCGGCGCCGGCGTCCTGCGCATTTCCACCCGACGCGACGGCGACCAGCTGCAACTGCGCGTCGACGACGACGGCCTCGGCCTGTCGCCGGCGGGCACGGCCGAAGGCATCGGCCTGGGCAACACGCGCTCGCGCCTGCGCATGCTGTTCGGCGAGGCGGCGCAGCTCGAGCTCAGCGCGATCGCCGGCGGCGGCACCCGCGCCGAAGTGCGCCTGCCCTACGTCGAGCACGCCGCATGA
- a CDS encoding NADP-dependent oxidoreductase: MKAFVVDRYRKQAALRLADVPIPDIHEDEVLVEVHAAGLNLLDAKIRSGEFKLILPYRLPLILGHDVAGVVVKVGRRVRQFKPGDEVYARVDDFRIGTFAEFVPVRETSLALKPKGLTMEQAASIPLVGLTAWQALVERAGLKKGQKVFVQAGSGGVGSFAIQLARHLGATVATTTGSTNVALVKGLGADIVIDYRAQDFKDVLRDYDVVLHSQDARTLDRSLGILKRGGKLISISGPPDPQFGHEIGARLLVRLVMRLLSSRVRRKAQQSGVGYSFLFMKASGQQLREITRLIDAGAISPVLDRVFPFASTNEALAYVEAGHAKGKVVVRLK, translated from the coding sequence ATGAAAGCCTTCGTCGTCGACCGCTATCGGAAGCAAGCCGCCCTGCGTCTGGCGGATGTGCCAATCCCGGATATCCATGAAGACGAGGTTCTGGTCGAGGTACATGCCGCCGGCCTGAACCTCCTCGACGCCAAGATCCGGAGCGGCGAGTTCAAGCTGATCCTGCCCTATCGCCTGCCTCTCATCCTCGGTCACGATGTGGCGGGCGTCGTCGTGAAGGTCGGCAGGCGCGTGCGGCAGTTCAAACCAGGCGACGAGGTGTACGCGCGGGTGGATGACTTCCGGATCGGTACGTTCGCCGAATTCGTCCCTGTCAGGGAGACGTCGCTTGCACTCAAGCCCAAAGGGCTGACGATGGAGCAAGCCGCTTCCATTCCACTGGTGGGGCTGACGGCATGGCAGGCGCTCGTCGAGAGGGCCGGCCTGAAGAAGGGCCAGAAGGTCTTCGTCCAGGCCGGCTCCGGCGGCGTCGGCAGCTTCGCCATCCAGTTGGCCAGGCATCTGGGCGCGACCGTCGCCACGACGACCGGCTCCACCAACGTCGCGCTAGTCAAGGGCCTGGGCGCCGACATCGTCATCGACTACCGGGCACAGGACTTCAAGGACGTGCTTCGCGACTACGACGTGGTGTTGCACAGCCAGGACGCCAGGACACTCGACAGGTCGCTTGGCATCCTGAAGCGCGGCGGCAAGCTGATCTCCATTTCCGGGCCGCCCGACCCGCAGTTCGGACACGAGATCGGAGCGCGTTTGCTCGTCAGGCTGGTCATGCGGTTGCTGAGCTCAAGAGTGAGGCGGAAGGCGCAGCAGTCGGGCGTGGGCTACTCGTTTCTTTTCATGAAGGCGAGTGGGCAGCAGCTGCGCGAGATCACACGACTCATCGACGCCGGGGCCATCAGCCCGGTACTCGATCGGGTGTTTCCGTTCGCTTCGACCAACGAAGCCCTTGCCTACGTCGAGGCAGGGCACGCGAAGGGGAAAGTGGTGGTCCGATTGAAATGA
- a CDS encoding AI-2E family transporter, with the protein MSEPEPLQTLASGTAVGVAAEVAVAEELEPPPGPDTPLRRRNPVLGIRRHLRAIRLVFNALLLLALLYTITLTKALLIPLVLAAFIGLALNPIVAFGARLRIPRWLTAMVLMIGLITGIGSGVGLLAQPAIGWFHGAPTAIRSFVPKLRSFTKPLEAANRATQTLVSGSSTRAAVPQSAPISISAWDVVSTAPKVLAAVLSVLLLVFFFLIYGDSMLRRLVEITPSFAYKRHAVTIVRGIQTEISRYLLTALLINASLGAITAGMLWLYKVPDPLLWGAVAMFANFIPYVGAIVTTTLLAVVCMLYANDASLEVFLPVLTFAGITAVEGNLITPLIQGASMRLSPIAILLWLLVWGWLWGIPGALLAVPMLTCTKLITERVRGWEWFAHIVQR; encoded by the coding sequence ATGAGCGAACCCGAACCACTGCAGACGCTGGCGTCCGGTACCGCCGTTGGCGTCGCCGCCGAGGTCGCGGTTGCCGAAGAGCTCGAACCGCCGCCCGGCCCGGACACCCCGCTGCGGCGACGCAACCCGGTGCTGGGCATACGCCGCCACCTGCGTGCGATCCGCCTGGTCTTCAACGCCCTGCTGCTGCTGGCCCTGCTGTACACCATCACGCTGACCAAGGCCTTGCTGATCCCGCTGGTGCTGGCCGCCTTCATCGGCCTGGCGCTGAATCCCATCGTGGCCTTCGGCGCCCGCCTGCGTATCCCCCGCTGGCTTACCGCGATGGTGCTGATGATCGGCCTGATCACCGGCATCGGCAGCGGCGTGGGCCTGCTGGCCCAGCCGGCCATCGGCTGGTTCCACGGCGCGCCCACCGCGATCCGGAGTTTCGTGCCGAAACTGCGCAGCTTCACCAAGCCGCTGGAGGCAGCCAACCGCGCCACCCAGACCCTGGTCAGCGGTTCCAGCACCCGCGCGGCCGTGCCGCAGTCCGCGCCGATCTCGATCAGCGCCTGGGACGTGGTCTCGACCGCGCCGAAGGTGCTGGCGGCCGTGCTCAGCGTGCTGCTGCTGGTGTTCTTCTTCCTGATCTACGGCGATTCGATGCTGCGCCGGCTGGTCGAGATCACCCCCAGCTTCGCCTACAAGCGACACGCGGTGACGATCGTGCGCGGCATCCAGACCGAGATCTCGCGCTACCTGCTCACCGCGCTGCTGATCAACGCCAGCCTAGGCGCGATCACCGCCGGCATGCTGTGGCTGTACAAGGTGCCCGACCCGCTGCTGTGGGGCGCGGTGGCGATGTTCGCCAACTTCATTCCCTATGTGGGCGCGATCGTCACCACCACCTTGCTGGCGGTGGTGTGCATGCTGTACGCCAACGACGCCAGCCTCGAAGTGTTCCTGCCGGTGCTGACCTTCGCCGGCATCACCGCGGTGGAAGGCAACCTGATCACCCCGCTGATCCAGGGCGCCAGCATGCGGCTGAGCCCCATCGCGATCCTGCTGTGGCTGCTGGTCTGGGGCTGGCTGTGGGGCATCCCCGGCGCGCTGCTGGCCGTGCCGATGCTGACCTGCACCAAGCTGATCACCGAACGCGTGCGCGGCTGGGAGTGGTTCGCGCACATCGTGCAGCGCTGA
- a CDS encoding M23 family metallopeptidase, translating to MQPPLATNAWLALVLIAACAIASRAHGAPVGDGLDLTIPLPPTPVRVEGHGQLDYEVLLANHSDKRITLEEFVVRDGRDGRLIAKLSGKTLDQHIARFGAVPAPASDPESSLPVAGTLIEPGQQVVLFIDVSLPGHQGIDTLRHRVGYRVAGANGTFRSSGAPLALPRTRPSLLAPPLRGGPWAAFHDADWPRGHRRVFYRVDGHARLPGRFAIDWVKLDEHGRFATGDADLAQAWYGHGADVLAVADARVAAVRDGMGEPSRISQRTHHAPEDDAGNYVALQLADGRYAFYEHLRKGSIRVAVGERVRTGQVIAALGFSGESTGPHLHFHVADASSPLGGEGLPFEIRRFERLGRYDDIARLGKPWRPADGDIVRHHEWPGSNTVVRFADDPAPDSGR from the coding sequence ATGCAACCTCCCCTTGCGACAAACGCCTGGCTGGCCCTGGTGCTGATCGCGGCCTGCGCCATCGCTTCCCGCGCACACGGCGCCCCGGTTGGCGATGGGCTGGACCTGACGATTCCGCTACCGCCCACACCGGTGCGCGTGGAAGGTCATGGGCAGCTCGACTATGAGGTGTTGCTGGCCAATCACTCCGACAAGCGCATCACGCTCGAGGAATTTGTCGTGCGCGACGGGCGCGACGGACGGCTCATCGCGAAACTGTCGGGCAAGACGCTGGATCAGCACATCGCTCGCTTCGGCGCGGTGCCAGCGCCCGCATCGGATCCGGAATCTTCGCTGCCAGTCGCAGGAACATTGATCGAGCCCGGCCAGCAGGTGGTGCTGTTCATCGATGTTTCCCTGCCGGGACACCAAGGCATCGATACCCTCCGTCACCGCGTGGGCTATCGCGTTGCCGGGGCAAACGGCACATTTCGGAGCAGCGGCGCTCCACTGGCATTGCCGCGGACCAGACCATCGCTGCTGGCGCCACCGCTGCGCGGCGGGCCGTGGGCCGCGTTCCACGACGCGGACTGGCCACGCGGCCACCGGCGCGTGTTCTACCGCGTCGACGGCCACGCCCGTCTGCCCGGCCGCTTCGCCATCGACTGGGTGAAGCTGGACGAACACGGCCGCTTCGCCACCGGCGACGCCGACCTGGCACAGGCATGGTACGGCCACGGCGCCGACGTGCTGGCGGTGGCGGATGCACGCGTGGCGGCGGTGCGAGACGGCATGGGCGAACCGTCGCGCATCTCGCAGCGCACTCATCACGCCCCCGAGGACGATGCGGGCAACTACGTGGCCCTGCAGCTTGCCGACGGCCGCTACGCGTTCTACGAGCACCTGCGCAAGGGTAGCATCCGCGTCGCCGTGGGCGAACGCGTGCGTACGGGCCAGGTCATCGCAGCGCTGGGCTTCTCCGGCGAATCCACCGGCCCGCACCTGCACTTTCATGTCGCCGACGCGAGCTCTCCGCTGGGCGGCGAAGGCCTGCCGTTCGAAATTCGCAGGTTCGAACGGCTGGGCCGCTACGACGACATCGCCCGGCTGGGCAAGCCGTGGCGGCCCGCCGACGGCGACATCGTCCGGCACCACGAATGGCCCGGCAGCAACACGGTGGTGAGGTTCGCTGATGATCCGGCGCCTGACAGCGGACGATGA
- a CDS encoding oxidoreductase has protein sequence MNMKKPGNKVALVTGASSGIGQATAELLASAGYTVYGTSRRGGSTGERPFEMLTLDVTRDASVADAVAQLMQREGRIDLLVNNAGFGVAPAGAEESSVEQAQSIFDTNFFGIVRMTRAVLPHMRKQGVGRIINIGSVLGLLPMPYGALYAATKHAIEGYSESLDHELRTRGIRVSIIEPAYTNTPFDANFLQPDVKLDAYREARIAVGQRVKEVMARADQPRVVAQVVLKAADAARPRLRYTAGGLAGRLAWLRRFAPAGMMDAGIRRDLRLDAMEVVKS, from the coding sequence ATGAACATGAAGAAGCCTGGCAACAAGGTCGCCCTCGTGACAGGTGCCTCATCGGGCATCGGGCAAGCCACTGCGGAGCTGCTCGCGAGCGCGGGCTACACGGTGTACGGCACGAGTCGACGCGGCGGCAGTACGGGCGAACGGCCATTCGAGATGCTGACCCTGGACGTTACCCGTGATGCATCCGTCGCCGACGCCGTCGCGCAGTTGATGCAACGGGAGGGCCGTATCGACCTTCTCGTCAACAATGCCGGCTTCGGAGTGGCTCCTGCCGGGGCAGAGGAAAGCTCGGTCGAGCAGGCCCAGTCCATATTCGATACCAACTTCTTCGGGATCGTCCGGATGACGCGGGCCGTTCTTCCCCACATGCGCAAACAGGGCGTGGGGCGCATCATCAACATCGGTTCGGTGCTTGGCTTGTTGCCCATGCCCTACGGCGCGCTCTACGCCGCGACGAAGCACGCGATCGAGGGCTATTCCGAGTCGCTCGACCATGAGTTGCGTACGAGGGGCATCCGGGTCTCGATCATCGAGCCTGCCTACACGAACACGCCATTCGACGCGAACTTCCTGCAGCCCGATGTCAAGCTCGATGCGTACCGTGAAGCTCGCATCGCCGTCGGCCAGCGCGTGAAGGAAGTGATGGCGCGTGCAGACCAGCCGCGTGTCGTGGCGCAGGTCGTGCTGAAGGCCGCCGATGCGGCTCGCCCCCGACTTCGCTACACGGCTGGTGGGCTCGCTGGCCGACTGGCGTGGTTGCGGAGATTTGCGCCCGCCGGAATGATGGATGCCGGGATTCGAAGGGATCTGCGGCTCGATGCAATGGAGGTGGTGAAGTCATGA
- a CDS encoding SDR family oxidoreductase, which produces MSRPARRVPTAPATTPVYRVALVSGANRGLGFEVARQLSERGMTVLLGARDLDKGLHAARKLAGAAGEVIAVQLDVTQQDQIDTLARWIEITYGRLDVLVNNAGAHYDPAVRPATADIAAARDAMDIHLFGSWRLSSAMLPLMRRHGYGRIVNVSSGCGASTTDSANCPAYRVSKSALNAYTRVLASELDGSGIQVNAVCPGWVATDMGGPGGRPVADGAAGIVWAACLPAPLTGGFYRDRQRIAW; this is translated from the coding sequence ATGAGCCGGCCCGCCCGACGCGTCCCGACGGCGCCCGCGACCACGCCGGTCTACCGCGTGGCGCTGGTCAGCGGCGCCAATCGCGGCCTGGGCTTCGAGGTCGCGCGCCAGCTCAGCGAGCGCGGCATGACCGTGCTGCTGGGCGCGCGCGATCTCGACAAGGGCCTGCATGCGGCGCGCAAGCTCGCCGGCGCAGCCGGCGAGGTGATCGCGGTGCAGCTCGACGTCACCCAGCAGGATCAGATCGACACGCTGGCGCGCTGGATCGAGATCACCTATGGCCGGCTCGACGTGCTGGTCAACAACGCCGGTGCCCACTATGACCCCGCGGTGCGACCGGCCACCGCCGACATTGCCGCGGCGCGCGACGCGATGGACATCCATCTGTTCGGCAGCTGGCGGCTGTCCAGCGCGATGCTGCCGCTGATGCGCCGGCACGGTTACGGCCGCATCGTCAACGTTTCCAGCGGCTGCGGCGCCAGCACCACCGACAGCGCCAACTGCCCGGCCTATCGGGTCTCCAAGTCGGCGCTGAATGCGTATACGCGTGTGCTGGCGAGCGAACTCGACGGCAGCGGCATCCAGGTCAACGCGGTCTGCCCCGGCTGGGTCGCCACCGACATGGGCGGCCCCGGCGGACGCCCCGTCGCCGACGGCGCGGCAGGCATCGTGTGGGCCGCCTGCCTGCCCGCGCCACTCACCGGCGGCTTCTATCGCGACCGCCAGCGCATCGCCTGGTGA
- a CDS encoding DUF4440 domain-containing protein encodes MHKQRRFSVAVACTAVLALAVNWTIAATVATATGSAEAEHSRAAVIAVDQHWLEAELGGDTVWLDDLLLPEYRSISADGTVHAKAAIMAHAARNRGNDEERRKVEAWLKTHPSGQDVVIHGDTAILTFHDPKQGAASGVRSSDVFVYVDGRWHALYSQHSAAAAG; translated from the coding sequence ATGCACAAACAACGCAGGTTTTCCGTGGCCGTGGCGTGCACCGCCGTGCTGGCGCTGGCCGTGAACTGGACCATTGCGGCGACCGTCGCCACCGCGACAGGCAGCGCAGAGGCAGAACATTCGAGGGCAGCGGTGATCGCGGTCGACCAGCACTGGCTGGAAGCCGAGCTCGGTGGCGACACCGTCTGGCTCGACGACCTGCTGCTGCCCGAGTACCGCTCGATCAGTGCCGACGGCACGGTGCATGCGAAGGCCGCGATCATGGCGCACGCCGCCAGGAACCGTGGCAATGACGAGGAGCGGCGCAAGGTCGAGGCGTGGCTGAAGACGCACCCGTCGGGCCAGGACGTGGTGATCCACGGCGACACCGCGATCCTCACCTTCCACGACCCGAAGCAGGGCGCGGCCAGCGGTGTGCGTTCGTCCGACGTCTTCGTCTACGTGGACGGGCGCTGGCACGCGCTGTATTCCCAGCACAGCGCGGCTGCTGCCGGCTAG